In Ectothiorhodospiraceae bacterium 2226, a single window of DNA contains:
- a CDS encoding adenylate kinase, whose protein sequence is MRLILLGAPGAGKGTVAKLLTALDGSVQISTGDILRAEVRAGSELGKKAKEYMDAGGLVPDQLILDMMGKRLQQPDCAKGFLLDGFPRTIPQAEALDALLAELGISLDAVVEIDVPREVILDRLTTRRTCSNADCQEIYNVKTKPPKADGTCEKCGAKVVQRDDETEEAIAKRLDVYNEKTAPLAGYYAKKDCLLTVRSTSSDDVVAAIQQRVAA, encoded by the coding sequence ATGAGACTGATACTGTTGGGGGCACCCGGCGCCGGCAAGGGGACTGTGGCCAAGCTGCTCACCGCGCTGGACGGCTCGGTGCAGATCTCCACCGGCGACATCCTGCGGGCCGAGGTGCGCGCGGGTAGCGAGCTGGGCAAGAAGGCGAAGGAGTACATGGACGCCGGCGGGCTGGTGCCCGACCAGCTCATCCTGGACATGATGGGCAAGCGCCTGCAGCAGCCCGATTGTGCGAAGGGCTTCCTACTGGACGGCTTCCCGCGCACCATCCCTCAGGCCGAGGCCTTGGACGCCCTGCTCGCCGAACTCGGCATCAGCCTGGACGCCGTCGTGGAGATCGACGTGCCGCGCGAGGTGATCCTGGACCGGCTGACGACGCGCCGCACCTGTTCCAATGCCGATTGCCAGGAGATCTACAACGTGAAGACCAAGCCGCCCAAGGCGGATGGGACGTGCGAGAAGTGCGGGGCGAAGGTGGTGCAGCGTGACGACGAGACCGAGGAGGCCATCGCCAAGCGCCTGGACGTGTACAACGAGAAGACGGCGCCGCTGGCCGGCTACTACGCGAAAAAGGACTGCCTGCTGACGGTGCGCAGCACCTCCAGCGACGATGTGGTGGCGGCCATCCAGCAGCGCGTCGCGGCCTGA
- a CDS encoding PilT/PilU family type 4a pilus ATPase has protein sequence MDFQDYLRVLVHKDGSDLYLTVGAPPAAKFQGALRAIDNLTLTAEDLRRIAYGVMSPEQQAEFERKPEMNLAISVSKVGRFRVNIFRQRNALAMVVRNVKTAIPRFEDLGLPEVLKKLIMEKRGLVLFVGGTGSGKSTSLASLIDFRNTNSAGHIITIEDPVEFVHPHKKSIVNQREVGVDTDSYEDALKNTLRQAPDVILIGEIRDRETMEHALAFAETGHLCISTLHANSANQALDRIINFFPEERRHQLLMDLSLNLRGFVSQRLVPTVDGKRVAAIEVLLGTPLVQDLIMKGEIHSIKEVMAKSENIGMQTFDGALFKLLQQGRITEEFALGNADSPTDLKLRITLSKKKSVDDEEVSEKFSLVLDEEEAEEGRG, from the coding sequence ATGGATTTTCAGGATTATCTGCGGGTGCTCGTGCACAAGGACGGCTCGGACCTTTATCTCACCGTCGGTGCGCCGCCGGCCGCCAAGTTCCAGGGCGCCCTCCGTGCCATCGACAATCTGACGCTGACGGCGGAGGACCTGCGCCGCATCGCCTATGGGGTGATGAGCCCGGAGCAGCAGGCGGAGTTCGAGCGCAAGCCGGAGATGAATCTCGCCATCTCGGTGTCGAAGGTGGGGCGCTTTCGCGTCAACATCTTCCGGCAGCGCAACGCCCTTGCGATGGTGGTGCGCAACGTCAAGACCGCGATCCCCCGCTTCGAGGATCTGGGGCTGCCCGAGGTTTTGAAGAAGCTCATTATGGAGAAGCGCGGGCTGGTGCTGTTCGTGGGCGGCACGGGGTCGGGCAAGTCCACCTCGCTGGCGTCGCTGATCGACTTCCGCAACACCAACTCGGCGGGGCACATCATCACCATCGAGGACCCGGTGGAGTTCGTGCACCCGCACAAGAAGAGCATCGTCAACCAGCGCGAGGTCGGGGTGGATACCGACAGCTACGAAGACGCGCTCAAGAACACCCTGCGCCAAGCACCCGATGTGATCCTGATCGGCGAGATCCGCGACCGCGAGACCATGGAACACGCGCTGGCCTTCGCCGAGACCGGCCACTTGTGCATCTCGACGCTGCACGCCAACAGCGCCAACCAGGCGCTGGATCGCATCATCAACTTCTTCCCCGAGGAGCGCCGCCACCAACTGCTCATGGATCTGTCCCTGAACCTCAGGGGTTTTGTTTCCCAGCGCCTGGTCCCGACCGTGGACGGCAAGCGCGTGGCCGCGATCGAGGTGTTGCTGGGCACGCCGCTGGTGCAGGACCTGATCATGAAGGGTGAGATCCACAGCATCAAAGAGGTCATGGCCAAGAGCGAGAATATCGGCATGCAGACCTTCGACGGTGCGCTGTTCAAGCTCTTGCAGCAGGGGCGGATCACCGAGGAATTCGCCCTCGGCAACGCCGACTCGCCCACAGACCTAAAACTGCGCATCACGCTGTCCAAGAAGAAATCCGTGGACGACGAGGAGGTATCGGAGAAGTTCTCCTTGGTGCTCGACGAGGAGGAGGCCGAGGAGGGGCGGGGTTGA
- a CDS encoding Rrf2 family transcriptional regulator, which translates to MHLTRHTDYALRVLMYLALEPDRVATISDIAGAYDISRNHLVKVVHELGGHGLLHTSRGKGGGIRLARPPDSITVGEVVRRMEGSLQIIDCASPRCAILPQCRLKGALEEAARAFLTTLDGYTLHDLVQQREPALLGLLGR; encoded by the coding sequence ATGCATCTGACACGACATACCGATTACGCCCTGCGGGTCCTGATGTACCTGGCCCTGGAGCCCGACCGCGTGGCGACCATTTCGGACATCGCGGGGGCCTATGACATCTCGCGCAACCACCTGGTCAAGGTGGTGCACGAGCTGGGCGGACATGGGCTGTTGCACACCAGCCGCGGCAAGGGCGGCGGGATCCGTCTCGCGCGCCCCCCCGACAGCATCACGGTGGGGGAGGTGGTGCGGCGCATGGAGGGCAGCCTGCAGATCATCGACTGTGCGTCCCCGCGCTGCGCGATTCTGCCCCAGTGTCGCCTGAAGGGCGCATTGGAGGAGGCCGCGCGGGCCTTCCTCACCACGCTCGACGGCTACACCTTGCACGACCTCGTGCAGCAGCGCGAGCCGGCCCTGCTCGGCCTGCTGGGCCGCTGA
- a CDS encoding cytochrome C oxidase subunit II: protein MEQSIAWQISLLLILLLAAVYLYVVLNARHQADYAPIQTRAYRLRGRLFAASAALGTGLMIGTLVDLPYSVADQVTDQAVRVDATGHQFYWELSTDTAPAGRPVVFHVTSADANHGFAIYDQSMRLVAQTQAMPGYTNRLVHTFAEPGTYRILCLEYCGIAHHAMDATFTVTDAPLAAR from the coding sequence ATGGAACAATCAATCGCGTGGCAGATCTCCCTGCTGCTGATCCTGCTGCTCGCGGCGGTCTATCTGTACGTCGTGCTCAACGCCCGCCACCAGGCGGACTACGCACCCATCCAGACCCGCGCCTATCGCCTGCGCGGCCGCTTGTTCGCCGCCTCGGCGGCGCTCGGCACCGGGCTGATGATCGGCACCCTGGTCGATCTGCCGTACAGCGTGGCCGATCAAGTCACCGACCAAGCGGTGCGGGTGGACGCCACCGGGCATCAGTTCTACTGGGAGCTCAGCACCGACACCGCGCCGGCCGGCCGCCCGGTCGTGTTCCACGTCACCAGTGCCGACGCCAACCACGGCTTCGCCATCTATGACCAGAGTATGCGTCTGGTGGCCCAGACCCAGGCCATGCCCGGCTACACCAACCGCTTGGTGCATACCTTCGCCGAACCCGGCACCTACCGCATTCTGTGCCTGGAGTACTGCGGCATCGCCCACCACGCGATGGACGCCACCTTCACCGTCACCGACGCCCCGCTCGCCGCTCGCTGA
- a CDS encoding cbb3-type cytochrome c oxidase subunit I, protein MTTQSAADGHLTPAARNTVLAYLAVAGVVLLLMMLFGLAMRLGQAQLLPLGLERFYQVLTAHGAGMVGIAAIGSAAVMWYFLARYVRLSTAIFALNLGLFLVGAVAILGSIFFGGFAGAWTFLYPLPANSMGLWSAHAAALFMGGLLLIGTGFLILHLDIARAILAAYGSLPRALGWPQLFGGDTSEPPPAAVVASTMVLIVNILGITAGAAILVMTLVNLYVPAFTIDPLLAKNLIYFFGHVFVNATIYMAVIAVYEILPRYANRSWKPNRVFLAAWTASTVMVMIVYPHHLLMDFNMPVWAHAMGQIISFTSGLPVLLVTAYGALMIVHRANMRWDLTSGLLFLGTFGWAAGVIPAIIDALIPINRVMHNTLWVPGHFHFYLLLGVGAMIFGFMYWMTKGERPAPDSNTDRLAFWGFLLGGLGFVFTFLYSGRHSIPRRYAEHAAEWVPYSQIGALFAALVVIAVAVFVLRFLCSLGCTRSAPPRAA, encoded by the coding sequence ATGACCACACAATCCGCCGCCGACGGGCATCTGACGCCCGCCGCCCGCAACACCGTGCTCGCCTACCTGGCCGTCGCCGGGGTGGTGCTGCTGCTCATGATGCTGTTTGGCCTGGCCATGCGCCTGGGCCAGGCGCAGCTGCTGCCGCTCGGGCTGGAACGCTTCTATCAGGTGCTCACCGCCCACGGCGCCGGCATGGTCGGGATCGCCGCGATCGGCTCCGCCGCCGTGATGTGGTACTTCCTCGCGCGCTATGTGCGCCTGTCCACCGCCATATTCGCGCTCAACCTCGGCCTGTTTCTGGTCGGCGCGGTCGCGATCCTGGGTAGCATCTTCTTCGGCGGCTTCGCCGGCGCCTGGACCTTCCTCTACCCGCTGCCCGCCAATTCCATGGGGCTGTGGTCGGCGCACGCGGCGGCGTTGTTCATGGGCGGCCTGCTGCTGATCGGTACCGGCTTTCTGATCCTGCACCTGGATATCGCGCGCGCCATCCTCGCCGCCTACGGCAGCCTGCCGCGCGCGCTGGGCTGGCCGCAGCTGTTCGGAGGCGACACCTCGGAGCCGCCGCCCGCGGCGGTGGTGGCGAGCACCATGGTCCTGATCGTCAACATCCTCGGTATCACCGCCGGCGCGGCCATCCTGGTAATGACGCTGGTCAACCTCTACGTGCCGGCCTTCACCATCGACCCGCTGCTGGCCAAGAACCTGATCTACTTCTTCGGCCATGTGTTCGTGAACGCCACTATTTATATGGCGGTGATCGCGGTGTACGAGATCCTGCCGCGCTACGCGAATCGCAGCTGGAAGCCCAACCGCGTGTTCCTGGCTGCCTGGACCGCCTCCACGGTGATGGTGATGATCGTCTACCCACACCACCTGCTGATGGACTTCAACATGCCGGTGTGGGCGCACGCCATGGGGCAGATCATCTCCTTCACCAGCGGCCTTCCCGTGCTGCTCGTGACGGCCTACGGCGCCCTGATGATCGTGCACCGCGCCAATATGCGCTGGGACCTGACCTCGGGGCTGCTGTTCCTCGGCACCTTCGGCTGGGCCGCGGGCGTGATCCCCGCCATCATCGACGCGCTCATCCCGATCAATAGGGTGATGCACAACACCCTGTGGGTGCCGGGACACTTCCACTTCTACCTGTTGCTCGGGGTGGGTGCGATGATCTTCGGCTTCATGTACTGGATGACCAAGGGCGAGCGCCCCGCGCCGGACAGCAACACCGACCGCCTGGCCTTCTGGGGCTTCCTGCTCGGCGGCCTGGGCTTCGTGTTCACCTTCCTGTACTCGGGGCGCCACAGCATCCCGCGCCGCTATGCCGAACATGCCGCCGAATGGGTCCCGTACAGCCAGATCGGCGCGCTCTTCGCCGCGCTCGTCGTGATCGCGGTGGCGGTGTTCGTGCTGCGCTTCCTGTGTTCGCTCGGCTGCACCCGCAGCGCGCCGCCGCGGGCCGCCTGA
- a CDS encoding SCO family protein yields the protein MRTALAALLILAAGVPALWGATDGLRAFTAEEARRLAVREAPRPLPPLALQGREGADWALTDWAGRTVVVNFIYTRCPTVCNDLGDAMQRLQARLEDDGPGRLGGKVMLLSISFDPYRDTPRMLTGYAERFGAGPHWQVARPREAAELPAVLRAFGITVIPDGYGGYEHNAALHVVDRAGRLAYITDLEDVDGVVRVLEAML from the coding sequence ATGCGCACGGCACTCGCCGCGCTGTTGATCCTGGCCGCGGGCGTGCCGGCACTGTGGGGGGCCACGGACGGCCTCCGCGCCTTCACCGCCGAGGAGGCACGCCGGCTGGCGGTACGCGAGGCCCCACGTCCCCTGCCGCCGCTCGCGCTGCAAGGCCGAGAGGGTGCCGACTGGGCGCTGACGGATTGGGCGGGGCGCACCGTGGTGGTGAACTTCATCTACACCCGCTGTCCGACGGTGTGCAACGACCTCGGCGATGCCATGCAGCGCCTGCAGGCGCGGCTGGAGGACGATGGTCCCGGCCGGCTCGGCGGGAAGGTGATGCTGCTCAGCATCAGCTTCGATCCGTACCGCGACACCCCGCGCATGCTCACGGGCTACGCCGAGCGGTTCGGGGCCGGGCCGCACTGGCAGGTAGCCCGGCCGCGCGAGGCGGCCGAGCTGCCCGCGGTGCTGCGCGCCTTCGGCATCACCGTGATTCCCGACGGCTACGGCGGCTATGAGCACAACGCCGCACTGCACGTCGTGGATCGGGCCGGCCGGTTGGCCTACATCACCGACCTCGAGGACGTCGACGGGGTGGTACGGGTATTGGAGGCGATGCTGTGA
- the chrA gene encoding chromate efflux transporter, with protein sequence MSSDNALAGDAADAPVRRVSWREAFWYWLRLGFISFGGPAGQISIMHYDLVEQRRWISERRFLHALNYCMLLPGPEAQQLATYIGWLLHRTWGAILAGVLFVLPSLVLLIVLSWIYLRWGDVPAVAGILYGIKPAVVAIVLFAAYRIGSRALANVPLWGIAAAAFVAMFAFGIPFPLIVGVAALIGFIGGRLAPATFALGGGHAGGGAQRYGPAILDDHTPTPAHARFTWRRLVRILVVGLGLWLLAMAVLTALFGWQGMLTQVGWFFTKAALLTFGGAYAVLPYVYQGGVEYYQWVTPHQMMDGLALGETTPGPLIMIVAIVGFIGAWSQAIFGPDQLFLAGALAATVATFFTFLPSFLFILGGGPLVESTHGNISFTAPLTGITAAVVGVIFNLAVFFGYHVLWPQGLDGRFDVFSLLVAVAAFVGLFRFKLGIIPLIGVCGALGLGYSVLVGL encoded by the coding sequence ATGAGCAGCGACAACGCGCTTGCCGGTGACGCGGCTGACGCGCCGGTGCGCCGAGTGAGTTGGCGTGAGGCTTTCTGGTACTGGTTGCGCCTGGGCTTCATCAGCTTCGGCGGGCCGGCGGGCCAGATCTCGATCATGCATTACGATCTGGTGGAGCAGCGGCGCTGGATCTCGGAGCGGCGCTTCTTGCACGCGCTCAACTATTGCATGCTGCTGCCCGGACCCGAGGCCCAGCAGCTCGCCACCTACATCGGCTGGTTGCTGCACCGCACCTGGGGCGCGATCTTGGCCGGGGTGTTGTTCGTGCTGCCTTCGCTGGTGCTACTGATCGTGCTGAGCTGGATCTACCTGCGCTGGGGCGATGTACCGGCCGTGGCGGGCATTTTGTACGGCATCAAGCCCGCGGTGGTGGCCATCGTGCTGTTTGCCGCCTACCGCATCGGCTCGCGCGCGCTGGCCAACGTCCCCTTATGGGGCATAGCCGCGGCGGCCTTTGTCGCGATGTTCGCCTTCGGTATACCGTTCCCGCTGATCGTGGGTGTGGCGGCGCTGATCGGGTTCATCGGCGGACGTCTTGCGCCGGCCACGTTCGCCTTGGGCGGGGGGCACGCGGGCGGCGGCGCCCAACGCTACGGGCCGGCGATCCTCGACGACCACACGCCGACGCCGGCGCACGCGCGTTTCACCTGGCGGCGCCTGGTACGCATCCTCGTCGTGGGGTTGGGGCTCTGGCTGTTGGCGATGGCGGTGCTCACCGCGCTGTTTGGGTGGCAGGGGATGCTGACGCAGGTCGGCTGGTTCTTCACCAAGGCGGCGCTGCTCACATTCGGTGGGGCCTACGCGGTACTGCCCTACGTGTACCAGGGCGGCGTGGAGTACTACCAGTGGGTCACGCCGCACCAGATGATGGACGGCCTGGCGCTCGGCGAGACCACGCCGGGGCCGCTGATCATGATCGTGGCCATCGTGGGCTTCATCGGGGCGTGGAGCCAAGCGATCTTCGGCCCGGATCAGCTGTTCCTGGCCGGCGCCTTGGCGGCCACGGTGGCGACCTTCTTCACCTTCCTGCCCTCGTTCCTGTTCATCCTGGGCGGCGGTCCGCTGGTGGAATCCACCCACGGCAATATCAGCTTCACCGCCCCGCTGACCGGCATCACCGCCGCCGTGGTGGGGGTGATCTTCAATCTCGCCGTGTTCTTCGGCTACCACGTGTTGTGGCCGCAGGGGCTGGACGGGCGCTTCGATGTGTTCTCGCTGCTGGTGGCGGTGGCGGCCTTCGTGGGCTTGTTCCGCTTCAAGCTCGGCATTATTCCGCTAATCGGCGTGTGCGGCGCCCTGGGGCTGGGTTACAGCGTGCTGGTGGGCCTGTGA
- a CDS encoding chromate resistance protein, which yields MDWHLLILALPSAQATARMRVWRGLRARGCAVLRDGVYLLPQKAGLREFLVEQAAEVTAAGGGAQVLDVQADAAQAGAFRQLFDRANDYAAWSRQTTARAAELEAKSPGAAARELAKRARELARIEAIDYFPGAERARARALLARLEAAVEGAAGEPRALGGAIEARRRADYRARLWATRRRPWIDRLASAWLIRRHIDPEARFLWLAAPADLAAGAVGFDFDGAEFTHVGNRVTFEVLAASFGLEREPVLARLAQLVHYLDVGGVPSPEAPGLEAMLRGARERHADDDALLGEALVIFDALAGGLAAALARQEENDA from the coding sequence ATGGACTGGCACCTTTTGATCCTCGCACTCCCGTCGGCGCAGGCCACGGCGCGCATGCGCGTCTGGCGCGGGCTACGCGCGCGCGGCTGCGCGGTGCTGCGCGACGGCGTGTACCTCCTGCCTCAGAAAGCGGGACTGCGGGAGTTTCTCGTTGAACAGGCGGCTGAAGTGACGGCGGCCGGCGGCGGCGCCCAGGTGTTGGATGTGCAGGCCGACGCGGCGCAGGCTGGGGCCTTCCGCCAGCTGTTCGATCGCGCAAACGACTATGCCGCGTGGAGCCGCCAAACGACTGCGCGCGCGGCGGAGCTGGAGGCCAAATCGCCGGGCGCCGCGGCGCGTGAGCTGGCCAAGCGGGCGCGTGAGCTCGCGCGCATCGAGGCGATCGACTACTTCCCTGGCGCCGAGCGCGCGCGGGCGCGGGCACTGCTGGCGCGGCTGGAGGCCGCTGTTGAGGGCGCCGCGGGGGAGCCTCGCGCGCTGGGCGGCGCCATCGAAGCGCGTCGGCGCGCGGACTATCGCGCACGCCTGTGGGCGACACGCCGTCGACCGTGGATCGATCGCCTGGCGAGCGCGTGGCTCATTCGGCGCCACATAGATCCCGAGGCGCGTTTCCTTTGGCTCGCGGCACCGGCCGACTTAGCGGCCGGTGCCGTCGGCTTCGATTTCGACGGTGCCGAGTTCACCCACGTGGGTAACCGCGTCACTTTCGAGGTGCTGGCGGCGAGCTTTGGGCTGGAGCGCGAGCCGGTGCTGGCGCGCCTGGCGCAGCTGGTGCACTACCTCGACGTCGGCGGCGTGCCATCGCCCGAGGCGCCCGGTCTGGAGGCGATGCTGCGTGGCGCGCGTGAGCGTCATGCGGACGACGACGCGCTGCTGGGCGAGGCGCTGGTGATTTTTGATGCCTTGGCGGGCGGCTTGGCGGCGGCCCTGGCAAGGCAAGAGGAGAACGATGCATGA